A region from the Ptychodera flava strain L36383 chromosome 10, AS_Pfla_20210202, whole genome shotgun sequence genome encodes:
- the LOC139142924 gene encoding dapdiamide synthesis protein DdaC-like: MLLVSVVIRNISIPSRMVYFSRCYSISSRVSTKFKYTPRVDIPPQTTALLAGRRWLPGALRPGSKFPDYIASPRDNFPALYSVQPSASSSTSISDFAKDAREIIERELHIHSALLFRGLPLQNGDDFSKFMQGMEYSLTGYKGGFTPRQKVSQDVLTASDDLPEYSIELHNEMSYLESYPLKIFFFCDVPPLPDHGGESVIADGRKILPKLDPGLVDKFGRVGVRYCRHHPTAKPGAYLPWQQVFLTEDKADVDKYMNENGRTYRWKPDGALTYWYNLPAFITHPKTGQEVWFNHLNGHHASYFKDHPLWVDVNIPDKKYPIHTYYGDGSDVEEEVLQHIREVLWEESVRFQMHRGDVIALDNVLALHARLGFKGSRRLLVSLSLD; this comes from the exons ATGTTGTTAGTTTCAGTCGTTATCCGTAATATTTCGATTCCGTCGCGTATGGTATATTTCTCACGATGCTACTCCATCAGTTCAAGAGTAAGTACCAAATTCAAGTACACTCCTCGGGTTGACATTCCACCCCAAACTACAGCATTGTTAGCTGGACGGAGATGGCTACCAGGAGCTCTCCGACCGGGGAGCAAGTTTCCGGATTACATAGCGAGTCCAAGAGACAACTTTCCAGCGTTGTATAGCGTGCAGCCTTCGGCAAGCAGCTCGACATCGATCAGTGATTTTGCGAAGGATGCCCGTGAAATCATTGAACGCGAGTTGCACATCCATAGTGCTCTCCTCTTCCGCGGACTGCCCTTGCAAAATGGTGATGACTTTTCAAAGTTCATGCAAGGAATGGAGTACAGCTTGACAGGGTATAAAGGCGGATTTACCCCGAGGCAAAAGGTTTCTCAAGATGTACTCACCGCCAGTGATGACCTGCCTGAGTATAGCATCGAACTCCACAACGAAATGTCGTATTTGGAGAGTTATCCCTTGAAG ATTTTCTTCTTTTGTGACGTACCTCCTCTTCCCGACCATGGAGGCGAGAGTGTCATCGCAGACGGTAGAAAGATATTACCAAAACTGGATCCAGGGCTCGTAGACAAATTTGGAAGAGTGGGGGTAAGGTACTGTAGACATCATCCCACAGCGAAGCCCGGTGCATACCTTCCCTGGCAACAG GTATTTTTAACTGAAGACAAGGCAGATGTTGACAAGTACATGAATGAGAATGGAAGGACTTATCGGTGGAAGCCAGATGGCGCCCTCACCTACTGGTACAATCTTCCGGCTTTTATTACTCATCCGAAAACAG GGCAAGAGGTGTGGTTTAATCATCTGAATGGTCATCATGCAAGTTATTTTAAGGATCATCCGCTTTGGGTTGATGTGAACATACCTGACAAAAAGTATCCTATCCACACGTATTATGGCGATGGAAGTGACGTCGAGGAAGAGGTGTTGCAGCACATACGCGAAGTATTGTGGGAAGAGTCGGTGAGGTTTCAGATGCACAGGGGCGACGTCATAGCACTTGATAACGTGCTTGCACTTCATGCTCGGTTGGGATTTAAAGGAAGTAGGAGGTTATTGGTCAGCCTTTCCCTGGACTAG